A single Drosophila ananassae strain 14024-0371.13 chromosome 3L, ASM1763931v2, whole genome shotgun sequence DNA region contains:
- the LOC6494514 gene encoding uncharacterized protein LOC6494514: MRLFKTRKSTDTYSTLAAQQQEQEQEQPHNGSNNCQSNSNRKSHTPATCSNRLNKSIVTSTTISSSLPDLHENSPVMILSCTTLASNGATATATATATATATSATSGGSLHQQQPQQQPLRTATPTCLLSGRQTPSAISVMSLQEATSLHRQQQHQQPTIYVPMPTKLGGNVNSGGTSATLLLSYGSTNSIATVQQHQQQQQQQQQHAAQYQQYVAQRLHAASSSCLYEKGANASGGAVNGSGSHKGRSLTPNGHLPDYKLVTAVPVVVLDDEHKPNSLPAKELSRNSSNSNINTTSNSNSNDVSNSNSNASSSTSLASTTRNVFTWGKRMSRKLDLLKRSDSPAAAHKSHSDLRSLFHSPTHHKSGGSGGSASGSVPTSSKASPSPTGGGHHSSTLKKCKSGPIETIKQRHQQQQQSQTQLGQEGSQSAQTTPTHQFQAAARPQKVLKNFFHRIGSTGMLNHRSHNLLKASEAAQQAAPATTTLYRSSSTSQLSSCSYVKCDDPTEGLNLQREQREQRLPRIASLKSSSCDDIAKVSSCLTASTSSNSAAGSLGSPPSGTAAGGAGAAATNSGQQDAARRGAFPYAFLRSRLSVLPEENHGHGPGHLKQQMQHQREQHHQLQQRDLLQQEQQQASPLPQRRSPEQATLSNVSRNDSITSKDWEPLYQRLSSCLSSNESGYDSDGGATGARLGNNLSISGGDTESIASGTLKRNSLISLSSSEGVGMGMGMGMGLALGTGPGSGRNSSICSAPVSLGGYNYDYETETIRRRFRQLKLERKCQEDYIGIVLSPKTVMTNNNEQQFRYLIVELEPYGMAQKDGRLRLGDEIVNVNGKHLRGIQSFAEVQRLLSSFVDNCIDLVIAHDEVTTVTDFYTKIRIDGMSTQRHRLSYVQRTQSTDSLTSMQSLQLQQERMQNQNPDQEQDGGEGEDQCDARSMASVSTMPTPMPLMQHRRSSTPRHSLDVSAPEHELLRRRARSSSGQRSLALTPTPLFASSGSSSSCSTSPNHRLLDNENDTANDTDSYTPVYTNRAASVCVASSLADDEKWQLLARKRCSEGSALVPGGSPQQFGQRTHYARNSINLTNSHYRSLRFAHSRLSSSRLSLFMQAPNNSLTGGEPAPNTPPQSTTTTTDLTNNQQQQLQQQQPPQPHQSLYIKHSPKSVSLFSPNPYVNASSSPASASASASSGGASSGASLAPPAAALMHHRPSLPVAKLTIRDEEMAEVIRASMSEGSGRCTPKTITFFKGPGLKSLGFSIVGGRDSPKGNMGIFVKTVFPTGQAADDGTLQAGDEIVEINGNSVQGMSHAETIGLFKNVREGTIVLKILRRKLQKAKSMGT, encoded by the exons ATGCGTCTCTTTAAAACGCGAAAATCCACGGACACCTACAGCACACTAGCAGCTCAGcaacaggaacaggaacaggagcaACCCCACAACGGCAGCAACAATTGCcagagcaacagcaacaggaaaAGCCATACACCAGCAACATGCAGCAACCGGCTAAACAAGAGCATTGTGACCAGCACCACAATATCCTCTTCGCTGCCTGATCTGCACGAGAATTCGCCCGTCATGATCCTCAGCTGCACCACCCTGGCCAGCAATGGAGCCACCGCCACGGCAACggccacagcaacagccacCGCGACGTCAGCAACATCTGGTGGCAGTCTccatcagcagcagccgcaacaACAGCCATTACGCACGGCCACGCCCACATGTCTATTAAGTGGAAGGCAAACGCCCTCGGCCATATCGGTGATGTCGTTGCAAGAGGCCACCAGTCTGCACCgtcaacagcaacatcagcaacccACTATCTATGTGCCCATGCCCACTAAGCTGGGCGGCAATGTCAACTCTGGTGGCACCTCGGCCACATTGCTATTGAGCTATGGTAGCACCAACAGCATTGCCACCgtacagcaacaccaacagcagcagcagcagcaacagcaacacgcTGCTCAGTATCAGCAATATGTGGCCCAGCGGTTGCATGCGGCTTCCAGTAGCTGTTTGTACGAGAAGGGGGCGAATGCGAGCGGGGGAGCGGTCAATGGAAGTGGCAGCCACAAGGGGCGATCCTTGACGCCAAATG GCCACCTTCCGGACTATAAATTAGTGACCGCCGTACCAGTTGTTGTCCTGGACGATGAGCACAAACCGAACTCATTGCCAGCCAAGGAGCTGAgtcgcaacagcagcaacagcaacatcaacacaaccagcaacagcaacagcaatgacgtcagcaacagcaactccAATGCCAGCAGCTCGACATCTTTGGCCAGCACAACGAGAAACG TTTTCACCTGGGGCAAGCGCATGAGTCGCAAACTGGATCTGCTGAAGCGCAGCGACTCACCCGCCGCCGCCCACAAGTCCCACTCCGATCTGAGGAGTCTCTTCCACTCGCCAACGCACCACAAGAGCGGTGGGTCCGGCGGGTCCGCCAGTGGATCCGTGCCCACATCGTCGAAGGCCTCGCCCTCACCCACTGGCGGGGGCCACCACAGCAGCACCCTCAAGAAGTGCAAGTCGGGTCCCATCGAGACCATCAAGCAGCgtcaccagcagcagcagcaatcgCAAACCCAACTGGGCCAGGAGGGAAGCCAGAGTGCCCAGACGACGCCCACTCACCAGTTCCAGGCGGCTGCCCGCCCCCAGAAAGTGCTGAAGAACTTCTTCCATCGGATCGGATCCACGGGCATGTTGAATCATCGCTCCCACAATCTCCTCAAGGCTTCGGAGGCGGCCCAACAGGCCGCGCCCGCTACGACCACTCTGTACAGAAGCAGCTCCACCAGCCAGCTGTCCAGCTGCTCCTACGTCAAGTGCGACGATCCCACCGAGGGCCTCAATCTCCAGCGGGAGCAGCGCGAGCAGAGGCTGCCAAGGATCGCCAGCTTAAAGTCCAGTAGCTGCGATGACATCGCCAAGGTAAGCAGCTGCCTGACGGCCAGCACGAGCAGTAACAGTGCTGCCGGAAGCCTGGGATCTCCTCCAAGTGGAACGGCAGCCggtggagcaggagcagctgcCACTAATAGTGGGCAGCAGGATGCCGCACGTCGTGGGGCCTTCCCCTATGCCTTCCTGCGCTCGAGACTGTCCGTTCTGCCCGAGGAGAATCATGGCCATGGACCTGGTCACCTCAAGCAGCAGATGCAGCACCAGCGAGAGCAGCACCACCAACTGCAACAGCGagatctcctccagcaggaGCAACAGCAGGCGTCGCCCCTTCCACAACGCCGATCCCCGGAACAGGCCACGCTAAGCAATGTGTCCCGGAACGACAGCATAACGTCCAAGGACTGGGAACCACTTTACCAAAGATTAAGTAGTTGTCTAAGTTCGAACGAGTCCGGCTACGACAGCGACGGAGGAGCCACGGGCGCCCGACTGGGCAATAATCTGAGCATCTCCGGCGGAGATACCGAATCTATTGCCTCGGGAACGCTCAAGCGGAACTCTCTCATCTCCCTGAGCTCCTCGGAGGGCGTTGGCATGGGaatgggcatgggcatgggctTGGCTCTGGGAACGGGACCGGGATCGGGCAGAAACAGTAGCATCTGCAGTGCCCCCGTCTCACTGGGTGGCTACAACTACGACTACGAAACGGAGACCATTCGGCGGAGATTCCGGCAACTGAAACTGGAGCGCAAATGCCAGGAGGACTACATTGGCATTGTCCTGTCACCGAAAACCGTGATGACGAACAACAATGAGCAGCAGTTCCGTTATCTCATCGTGGAACTGGAGCCCTATGGCATGGCCCAAAA ggATGGACGCCTTCGCCTGGGCGATGAGATTGTCAATGTGAATGGAAAGCACCTGCGTGGCATCCAGTCCTTTGCCGAGGTCCAGCGCCTGCTGAGCAGCTTTGTGGACAATTGCATCGATCTGGTGATTGCCCACGATGAGGTCACCACGGTGACGGACTTCTACACCAAGATCCGCATCGATGGCATGAGCACCCAACGACACCGGCTGAGCTATGTGCAGCGCACCCAGAGTACCGACAGCTTGACCAGCATGCAGAGCCTCCAGTTGCAGCAGGAGAGGATGCAGAACCAGAACCCCGATCAGGAGCAAGATGGCGGCGAGGGCGAGGATCAGTGCGATGCCCGTTCCATGGCCAGTGTCAGTACTATGCCAACACCGATGCCATTGATGCAGCACCGTCGCAGCTCCACGCCAAGGCATTCGCTGGACGTTAGTGCCCCGGAGCACGAGCTACTCAGACGGCGGGCCAGGAGCTCATCAGGTCAGCGCAGCTTGGCTCTAACACCGACCCCGCTCTTCgccagcagcggcagcagcagcagctgctccaccTCCCCTAACCACCGGTTGTTGGATAACGAGAACGACACTGCTAACGACACCGACTCCTATACGCCAGTGTACACAAACCGGGCGGCGAGCGTGTGCGTGGCCTCCTCCCTGGCGGACGATGAAAAGTGGCAGTTGCTGGCCCGAAAGCGCTGCTCCGAGGGCTCGGCCCTGGTGCCTGGTGGCTCGCCTCAGCAGTTCGGCCAGCGCACCCACTACGCCAGGAACTCCATCAACCTGACCAACTCGCACTACCGCTCCCTCCGGTTTGCTCACTCGCGCTTGAGTTCGTCGCGTCTTAGTCTCTTTATGCAGGCTCCGAATAACAGTCTAACAGGCGGAGAGCCAGCTCCTAACACCCCTCCTCAATCcactacaacaacaactgaTCTCACTAacaatcagcagcagcagttacaacaacaacagccacCACAACCACACCAATCACTCTACATCAAGCACTCGCCAAAGAGCGTCTCATTATTCTCGCCTAATCCGTATGTTAATGCCTCATCCTcaccagcatcagcatcagcatccgCATCGTCTGGAGGAGCTTCGTCGGGAGCTTCTCTGGCGCCGCCCGCCGCTGCCCTAATGCATCATCGTCCATCGCTGCCAGTTGCCAAGCTAACCATACGCGACGAGGAAATGGCAGAGGTCATTCGTGCCTCCATGAGCGAGG GTAGTGGACGATGCACTCCCAAGACCATAACCTTCTTCAAAGGACCTGGACTGAAATCTTTGGGCTTCAGCATTGTGGGTGGTCGGGACTCACCCAAAGGGAACATGGGCATCTTTGTAAAAACCGTTTTTCCCACGGGCCAGGCAGCCGATGATGGCACACTACAAGCTG GCGATGAGATAGTGGAGATCAACGGAAACTCTGTGCAAGGAATGAGCCATGCGGAAACCATAGGCCTCTTCAAAAATGTTAGGGAGGGCACCATTGTCCTAAAGATCTTGAGGAGAAA ACTGCAGAAAGCTAAATCGATGGGAACATAA
- the LOC26514059 gene encoding uncharacterized protein LOC26514059 isoform X2 — protein MVVKLLVKILVGFFCLFGFVNPVIYGDNFGELLEAVITHLQCGDPDNLDNWTKDMSLALRRDQQQRLAWNIPWVEIQDKGASQLEMQQQLNPSNPLKLRLWMSFYWHLKRSRSLDPILTTNFALKLRELQKRNEDMWSPALQNMWQSLPKSLKIILQSRWLCLQHKRQMLYVVSGYKLELGANSNCSMWQIQSENQDHWLRLINFCDDSSLFFINLWHSSAEVGMLQSNPSLKASKFCVFNKVGYFKDASKADIDCQ, from the exons ATGGTCGTTAAACTCCTAGTTAAAATTTTAGTGGGCTTTTTCTGCCTGTTCGGTTTTGTTAATCCGGTGATTTATGGCGATAACTTTGGGGAACTACTCGAAGCCGTGATTACTCATCTGCAGTGTGGTGATCCGGATAACCTGGACAACTGGACTAAGGACATGAGCCTGGCACTGAGAAGAGATCAACAGCAACGCCTGGCCTGGAATATTCCGTGGGTGGAAATCCAAGACAAAGGAGCCTCTCAGTTGGAAATGCAACAGCAACTCAACCCCAGCAACCCCCTCAAGTTGCGCCTTTGGATGAGCTTCTACTGGCATTTGAAGCGCTCCAGGAGCTTGGATCCCATTCTGACCACAAACTTTGCCCTGAAACTGAGAGAACTTCAAAAGAGGAACGAGGACATGTGGAGCCCTGCGTTGCAGAACATGTGGCAGAGTTTGCCGAAATCACTGAAAATTATACTCCAAAGCCGTTGGTTGTGTTTGCAACACAAAAGGCAGATGTTGTATGTGGTCTCGGGATACAAACTGGAATTGGGCGccaacagcaactgcagcatGTGGCAGATACAGAGCGAAAACCAGGATCACTGGCTgcgtttaattaatttttgtgatGACAGCAGTTTGTTTTTCATCAACTTGTGGCACTCGAGTGCGGAAGTGGGCATGTTGCAGAGTAATCCCAGCTTAAAGGCTTCGAAGTTTTGTGTTTTCAACAAAGTTGGATATTTTAAGGATGCCTCCAAAGCTGATATTGATTGCCAGTG A
- the LOC26514059 gene encoding uncharacterized protein LOC26514059 isoform X1 yields MVVKLLVKILVGFFCLFGFVNPVIYGDNFGELLEAVITHLQCGDPDNLDNWTKDMSLALRRDQQQRLAWNIPWVEIQDKGASQLEMQQQLNPSNPLKLRLWMSFYWHLKRSRSLDPILTTNFALKLRELQKRNEDMWSPALQNMWQSLPKSLKIILQSRWLCLQHKRQMLYVVSGYKLELGANSNCSMWQIQSENQDHWLRLINFCDDSSLFFINLWHSSAEVGMLQSNPSLKASKFCVFNKVGYFKDASKADIDCQWQTEPLVKLFASRSQAQAPVAPAGAGCWSRQSLLHSCKIPVNKPGLPQLWHAACGNWQAYSHSQL; encoded by the exons ATGGTCGTTAAACTCCTAGTTAAAATTTTAGTGGGCTTTTTCTGCCTGTTCGGTTTTGTTAATCCGGTGATTTATGGCGATAACTTTGGGGAACTACTCGAAGCCGTGATTACTCATCTGCAGTGTGGTGATCCGGATAACCTGGACAACTGGACTAAGGACATGAGCCTGGCACTGAGAAGAGATCAACAGCAACGCCTGGCCTGGAATATTCCGTGGGTGGAAATCCAAGACAAAGGAGCCTCTCAGTTGGAAATGCAACAGCAACTCAACCCCAGCAACCCCCTCAAGTTGCGCCTTTGGATGAGCTTCTACTGGCATTTGAAGCGCTCCAGGAGCTTGGATCCCATTCTGACCACAAACTTTGCCCTGAAACTGAGAGAACTTCAAAAGAGGAACGAGGACATGTGGAGCCCTGCGTTGCAGAACATGTGGCAGAGTTTGCCGAAATCACTGAAAATTATACTCCAAAGCCGTTGGTTGTGTTTGCAACACAAAAGGCAGATGTTGTATGTGGTCTCGGGATACAAACTGGAATTGGGCGccaacagcaactgcagcatGTGGCAGATACAGAGCGAAAACCAGGATCACTGGCTgcgtttaattaatttttgtgatGACAGCAGTTTGTTTTTCATCAACTTGTGGCACTCGAGTGCGGAAGTGGGCATGTTGCAGAGTAATCCCAGCTTAAAGGCTTCGAAGTTTTGTGTTTTCAACAAAGTTGGATATTTTAAGGATGCCTCCAAAGCTGATATTGATTGCCAGTGGCAA ACCGAACCGCTTGTGAAGTTATTCGCCTCCCGCTCCCAGGCCCAGGCTCCTGTTGCTCCTGCCGGAGCCGGCTGCTGGAGCCGCCAATCGCTGCTGCATAGTTGTAAAATTCCTGTAAACAAGCCGGGGCTGCCACAGCTGTGGCATGCGGCATGTGGCAACTGGCAAGCTTACTCACACAGCCAGCTCTGA